The following proteins come from a genomic window of Pirellulales bacterium:
- a CDS encoding ectonucleotide pyrophosphatase/phosphodiesterase: MRRWYRMLSLVVVIFCPTLARSAELPEAAVIVVSVDGLAAFYWQDTRAALPTLHELAAHGAYADAMQTVAPTVTWPNHTTLVTGVTPARHGVVGNDYYDRALRQPVPLMTDPAGNKEPLVRVPTIYDWAKQRGLGTAAIRWPATRDAKGLDWTVPDVFSDRLLHEYSTPQLVAECKAAGVWADGEVVQAGPKQYQVISDDTCTRVFNFILERHKPGLALLHLTHVDYQQHVKGPRTDDAYAAMAAADEQVRLVWETVKRVYGARATLIVISDHGFSPVERLVMPNVILKEAGLLDVEGDKVREGATHVIVQGGAALVYIDERENRAALVDRVRKALSGKEGVAKIVAAADFADHRLAQPAVEPRSPDFLLLAEEGWSFGDSAIGPPTIAAPPGRKGAHGHDEHLPAMDAVFVAWGRGIKAGTHLERVSNIDVAPTVARLLNLALDNVDGKPISGALAD, encoded by the coding sequence ATGCGACGTTGGTATCGGATGCTGTCACTTGTGGTCGTGATTTTTTGTCCCACGCTGGCGCGCAGCGCAGAATTGCCCGAGGCTGCCGTCATCGTGGTCAGCGTCGATGGCCTGGCCGCGTTCTATTGGCAAGATACGCGCGCCGCGTTGCCGACGCTTCATGAGCTGGCCGCGCACGGCGCCTATGCCGACGCGATGCAAACGGTGGCGCCGACCGTCACCTGGCCCAATCACACCACGCTCGTCACGGGTGTGACGCCGGCGCGCCACGGTGTCGTCGGTAATGACTATTACGATCGCGCGCTTCGCCAACCTGTCCCGCTGATGACCGATCCGGCGGGCAACAAGGAGCCGCTCGTGCGCGTGCCCACGATCTACGATTGGGCCAAACAACGTGGGCTGGGCACGGCGGCAATTCGCTGGCCCGCCACGCGGGATGCGAAGGGTCTGGATTGGACGGTCCCCGACGTCTTCTCAGATCGGCTCTTGCACGAGTATTCCACCCCGCAACTGGTGGCCGAGTGCAAAGCGGCCGGCGTGTGGGCCGATGGCGAAGTGGTGCAGGCGGGCCCGAAGCAATACCAGGTCATCTCCGACGACACCTGCACGCGCGTTTTCAATTTTATTCTGGAGCGCCATAAGCCGGGCCTGGCACTACTCCATTTGACCCACGTCGATTACCAGCAACACGTGAAGGGTCCGCGGACCGATGACGCTTATGCGGCCATGGCGGCGGCCGATGAGCAAGTTCGCCTCGTGTGGGAGACCGTCAAGCGCGTGTATGGCGCGCGAGCCACGCTGATCGTAATCTCGGATCACGGATTCTCACCGGTCGAGCGTCTCGTCATGCCGAACGTGATTCTGAAAGAAGCGGGCCTGCTCGACGTTGAGGGGGACAAGGTGCGGGAGGGGGCAACGCACGTGATCGTGCAGGGAGGCGCGGCGCTTGTCTACATCGACGAACGGGAGAATCGGGCCGCGCTCGTTGATCGCGTCCGCAAAGCCCTTTCAGGGAAGGAAGGCGTCGCAAAGATCGTCGCCGCGGCGGATTTCGCCGATCATCGTCTGGCGCAGCCCGCGGTCGAGCCTCGCTCGCCCGATTTTTTATTATTGGCCGAGGAAGGATGGAGTTTTGGCGATTCGGCGATCGGGCCGCCGACGATCGCCGCACCGCCCGGTCGCAAAGGGGCCCACGGTCATGACGAACATTTGCCAGCGATGGACGCCGTCTTTGTCGCGTGGGGGCGTGGCATCAAGGCGGGCACACACCTCGAACGCGTCTCGAACATCGACGTCGCGCCGACGGTCGCCAGGCTGCTGAACCTGGCGCTCGACAACGTCGACGGAAAGCCAATCAGCGGCGCGCTCGCCGATTGA